One genomic segment of Nitrospirota bacterium includes these proteins:
- a CDS encoding response regulator, with the protein MAKIMVAEFNHLIPGMIKKCLQPIGHEVYTASHGEAAIEVWKQSQPDLLMTGIMLPGIDGYELIRQWKSEGSSPKPAIIIAGKGGQPVDTQLASQIGVDAVLNYPFKSTDVVEIVDRVLEEAATGSLTPNPSITPRPAAVSRPAGERVPTGPHPGAPPKAPAPATPARSLKEELVGEGLLDVRGTRPTPFPMGGRPAPVTPRPAAAAPLRGGRAAPAASAILKSVPASVPASRVGDPSAQLRDMLNAKFQEVTDAIIRSLPAIVEKIVDEKLGKR; encoded by the coding sequence ATGGCGAAGATCATGGTGGCGGAATTCAATCACCTCATTCCGGGGATGATCAAGAAATGTCTCCAGCCGATCGGGCATGAGGTGTATACCGCGTCGCACGGCGAAGCGGCCATCGAGGTGTGGAAACAGTCGCAGCCGGATCTCTTGATGACGGGCATCATGCTTCCGGGCATCGACGGGTACGAACTCATTCGCCAGTGGAAATCCGAAGGAAGTTCCCCCAAGCCGGCCATCATCATCGCAGGCAAGGGAGGCCAGCCCGTGGACACTCAACTCGCCTCCCAGATCGGTGTGGACGCCGTGCTGAACTATCCTTTCAAGTCGACCGACGTGGTGGAGATTGTCGATCGGGTGCTCGAGGAAGCGGCGACGGGATCGCTCACGCCGAATCCGTCGATCACCCCAAGGCCTGCAGCCGTGTCACGTCCCGCCGGCGAACGCGTTCCCACCGGACCCCACCCCGGTGCGCCTCCGAAGGCGCCGGCGCCGGCCACTCCAGCAAGGAGCTTGAAGGAGGAGCTTGTCGGCGAGGGCCTGCTCGATGTCCGCGGCACTCGACCGACTCCATTCCCGATGGGTGGGAGACCTGCGCCGGTGACCCCACGCCCCGCCGCCGCCGCTCCTCTTCGCGGTGGCCGCGCCGCTCCCGCGGCAAGCGCAATTCTGAAATCCGTGCCCGCATCGGTTCCGGCATCTCGCGTCGGAGACCCATCCGCCCAGCTCCGTGACATGCTGAACGCAAAGTTTCAGGAAGTCACCGATGCCATCATCCGGAGCCTTCCGGCCATCGTGGAGAAGATCGTGGACGAGAAGTTGGGCAAGCGGTGA
- a CDS encoding valine--tRNA ligase: MGGIDLPKAYEPKDVEIRWSEVWLRENLFAPEAGSRDGQQRHPFCMVIPPPNVTGSLHMGHALNNTLQDILARWHRMKGEAVLWLPGTDHAGIATQNVVERELGKEGKKRHHLGREKFIERVWEWKGKYGDVIVNQLKRLGASCDWSRLRFTMDDGLSKAVREVFVRLYNGGLIYRGLYMINWCPRCQTALSDLEVEQVPTKGHLWEIAYPFSDGSGSLVVATTRPETLLGDTAVAVHPEDSRFAGVIGKSVRIPFVERDVPVIAEETVEREFGTGAVKITPAHDFKDFELGRKHKLAEISIMDPFGKMSSDAGENYKGLDRFECRKKILADLGERGLLVSEKPYDLILGHCYRCRTVVEPRVSLQWFVKTKPLADEAAKAVRDGRMKLVPAHWENTYFDWLDNIRDWCISRQIWWGHRVPVWYCLDGRKAEGEGRKECAPVVSVEVPKTCPSCGGTNLEQDTDVLDTWFSSALWPFSTLGWPSETKDLKTFYPTSVLVTGFDILFFWVARMMMMGLKFMGDVPFRTVYIHALVRDAEGKKMSKSKGNVIDPLEIMDEYGTDALRFTLASMVMLGRDVKLNWERIEGYKHFINKLWNSARFVLRNAGGTSVIPPKTQELGPYDRWILSRLQDAIGRTSAALNDYRFSDAADTMYHFVWNDFCDWYLEMAKPGLQSEGGASDGSRRTMVWVLSNILKLLHPFVPFVTEEIWSLGKFSEGRLCWEEFPLAQPSWIDPGLESEIETVRRAITEGRHQRSTLGVPQDKSVKVVLASGEAESRNVLGRHRDLAVRFIKADPLEISAELPAMGKGGVAIPLGGGTTLCMEWEGGHEKELAELEKKRASVDGELRRVSDRLGKDDFVRRAPAEVVDRARKQKDELARLAEDIDKRLAELRA; the protein is encoded by the coding sequence GTGGGCGGAATCGATCTCCCCAAAGCCTACGAGCCGAAAGATGTGGAGATCCGATGGAGCGAGGTTTGGCTCAGGGAGAATCTGTTCGCTCCAGAGGCGGGATCCCGGGATGGGCAACAACGGCATCCGTTCTGCATGGTGATTCCTCCGCCGAACGTTACGGGGTCCCTGCACATGGGTCACGCTCTCAACAATACGCTTCAAGACATTCTCGCGCGCTGGCATCGGATGAAAGGCGAGGCGGTTTTGTGGCTACCAGGCACGGATCATGCGGGCATCGCCACACAGAACGTGGTCGAGCGCGAACTGGGGAAAGAAGGGAAGAAACGTCACCACCTCGGACGGGAGAAGTTCATCGAGCGAGTGTGGGAATGGAAGGGGAAGTACGGCGACGTCATCGTCAACCAGCTCAAGCGCCTGGGGGCGTCCTGCGATTGGTCGCGCCTCCGATTCACGATGGATGATGGACTTTCGAAAGCGGTCCGCGAGGTGTTTGTGCGCCTCTACAATGGGGGATTGATTTACCGCGGGCTGTACATGATCAACTGGTGCCCCCGGTGCCAGACCGCCCTCAGCGATTTGGAAGTCGAACAAGTGCCTACGAAAGGGCACCTCTGGGAGATTGCGTATCCCTTTTCGGACGGGAGTGGAAGTTTGGTGGTGGCGACGACGCGGCCGGAGACGCTTCTCGGCGACACAGCGGTGGCGGTGCACCCCGAGGATTCGCGCTTCGCAGGTGTCATCGGGAAATCCGTCCGGATTCCGTTCGTGGAGAGGGATGTTCCCGTCATTGCCGAAGAGACTGTCGAGCGGGAATTCGGAACGGGCGCCGTGAAAATCACACCGGCACACGACTTCAAGGATTTTGAGTTGGGCCGCAAGCACAAGCTCGCCGAGATTTCCATCATGGACCCATTTGGAAAGATGTCCTCCGATGCCGGGGAAAACTACAAAGGGCTGGACCGCTTCGAATGCCGAAAGAAGATTCTTGCCGATCTTGGGGAACGGGGGCTGCTCGTATCTGAAAAACCGTACGACTTGATTCTCGGTCACTGCTACCGTTGCCGGACGGTCGTCGAACCGCGCGTTTCGCTTCAGTGGTTTGTGAAAACGAAACCCCTGGCCGACGAGGCGGCGAAGGCGGTGCGCGACGGCCGAATGAAACTCGTTCCCGCCCACTGGGAAAACACCTACTTCGACTGGCTCGACAACATCCGCGACTGGTGCATTTCGCGGCAGATCTGGTGGGGACACCGGGTGCCGGTGTGGTATTGCTTGGATGGGCGAAAGGCGGAAGGCGAAGGGCGAAAAGAGTGTGCGCCCGTTGTGTCGGTTGAAGTTCCAAAGACGTGTCCCTCGTGTGGTGGAACCAATCTGGAGCAGGACACGGATGTGCTGGACACGTGGTTCTCCTCCGCATTGTGGCCGTTCTCCACGCTTGGGTGGCCGAGTGAGACGAAGGACCTCAAGACGTTTTACCCCACCAGCGTGCTGGTTACCGGGTTCGACATTCTTTTCTTCTGGGTGGCTCGCATGATGATGATGGGGCTGAAGTTCATGGGAGACGTCCCGTTCCGCACGGTCTACATCCACGCCCTCGTGCGGGACGCGGAAGGGAAGAAGATGAGCAAGTCGAAGGGCAACGTGATCGATCCGCTGGAGATCATGGACGAGTACGGCACGGACGCCCTTCGCTTTACGCTGGCTTCGATGGTGATGCTGGGGCGCGATGTGAAACTGAACTGGGAGCGGATCGAGGGCTACAAGCACTTCATCAATAAGCTCTGGAACAGCGCGAGATTTGTGCTGCGCAACGCCGGAGGCACGTCGGTGATCCCTCCGAAGACGCAAGAGCTCGGTCCGTACGATCGATGGATTCTGTCGCGTCTTCAGGACGCGATCGGTCGGACGTCGGCGGCCCTCAACGACTATCGATTCAGTGACGCGGCGGACACGATGTACCACTTCGTTTGGAACGACTTCTGCGACTGGTATCTGGAGATGGCCAAACCAGGGCTTCAATCCGAGGGTGGGGCGAGTGACGGTTCTCGCCGGACCATGGTGTGGGTTCTGTCGAACATCCTGAAGCTTCTGCATCCGTTCGTGCCGTTCGTCACCGAAGAAATCTGGAGCCTGGGCAAGTTCTCCGAGGGGAGGCTGTGTTGGGAGGAGTTCCCCCTCGCCCAGCCCTCTTGGATTGACCCAGGACTTGAATCCGAGATTGAAACAGTTCGGCGGGCGATCACGGAGGGGCGGCATCAGCGTTCGACCCTGGGCGTTCCCCAGGACAAGTCTGTGAAAGTGGTTCTGGCGAGCGGTGAGGCGGAGTCGCGAAACGTGTTGGGTCGGCATCGGGACCTTGCCGTTCGATTCATCAAGGCCGATCCACTCGAGATCTCAGCTGAACTTCCTGCCATGGGCAAGGGAGGCGTGGCGATACCGCTGGGTGGTGGAACGACACTCTGCATGGAATGGGAGGGGGGACACGAGAAAGAATTGGCCGAGTTGGAGAAAAAACGCGCCTCCGTGGACGGAGAACTTCGCCGCGTGTCGGACCGTCTGGGTAAGGACGATTTTGTCCGCCGCG